One stretch of Lachnospiraceae bacterium oral taxon 096 DNA includes these proteins:
- a CDS encoding ABC transporter ATP-binding protein, with amino-acid sequence MFQVENITVNYGMIQAVRGVSFEVNQGEIVALIGANGAGKTTILHTITGLMHPKSGSITFEGQDITNRPAHKIVGLGVAHVPEGRRVFADLSVIENLRLGAYTRSDKAEIERDIENIYQKFPRLKERKNQLAGTLSGGEQQMLAMGRALMSRPKMIVMDEPSMGLSPLYVGEIFNIIEEIHQSGTTVLLVEQNAKKALSIADRAYVLETGKVVLTGDAKKLMNDESVKKAYLSE; translated from the coding sequence ATGTTTCAAGTAGAAAATATTACCGTAAATTATGGTATGATTCAGGCAGTCAGAGGAGTTTCCTTTGAGGTCAATCAAGGAGAGATTGTGGCATTGATTGGAGCAAATGGTGCGGGAAAGACCACAATTTTACATACAATCACAGGATTGATGCATCCAAAATCTGGATCCATTACTTTTGAAGGTCAGGATATTACCAATCGACCGGCACATAAAATTGTTGGTCTTGGTGTTGCCCATGTGCCAGAGGGACGGCGAGTGTTTGCTGACCTTTCGGTTATTGAAAATCTTCGCCTTGGTGCGTATACTAGAAGTGATAAGGCAGAGATTGAACGGGATATTGAAAATATTTATCAAAAGTTTCCAAGATTGAAGGAAAGAAAGAATCAGTTGGCTGGTACATTGTCTGGTGGAGAACAGCAAATGCTTGCCATGGGAAGGGCATTGATGAGTAGACCAAAGATGATTGTCATGGATGAGCCTTCGATGGGACTGTCTCCTCTCTATGTCGGAGAGATTTTTAATATTATTGAAGAAATTCATCAATCGGGAACAACAGTACTTTTGGTTGAGCAAAATGCAAAGAAGGCACTTTCGATTGCCGACCGTGCCTATGTGCTGGAGACAGGAAAGGTAGTTCTTACTGGAGATGCAAAGAAATTGATGAATGATGAATCGGTCAAGAAGGCCTATTTGAGCGAGTAG
- the rpsU gene encoding 30S ribosomal protein S21, whose amino-acid sequence MSNVIVKDNESLDSALRRFKRNCAKAGIQQEIRKREHYEKPSVRRKKKSEAARKRKFN is encoded by the coding sequence ATGTCAAACGTGATTGTGAAAGATAACGAGAGTCTCGACAGCGCATTGAGAAGATTTAAGAGAAATTGCGCAAAAGCTGGTATCCAGCAGGAGATCCGTAAGAGAGAGCATTACGAGAAGCCAAGTGTAAGACGCAAGAAGAAGTCTGAAGCTGCTAGAAAACGTAAATTCAACTAA
- a CDS encoding PhoH family protein: MAIVENIIDIPMEHERNVCGDFDTYLKKIERTLHVTILERDGAIKIMGPEEYVVRAKSIFSNLIELSKRGNQITEQNVDYAISLSYTEGDDKILEIDKDVIARTINGKPIKPKTLGQKAYIDAIRKKMIVFGVGPAGTGKTYLAMAMAIQAFKDGQVNRIILTRPAIEAGEKLGFLPGDLQSKIDPYLRPLYDALYQIMGAESYLHNAEKGLIEVAPLAYMRGRTLDNAYIILDEAQNTTPAQMKMFLTRIGFGSKVVITGDRSQKDLPSGAVSGLDVAIKILSKVEDIGICELSTKDVVRHPLVQKIVEAYDAYEKKHNTTKRVR, translated from the coding sequence TTGGCAATAGTAGAAAATATCATTGATATTCCGATGGAACATGAGAGAAATGTATGTGGAGATTTCGATACCTATTTAAAGAAAATTGAACGGACATTGCATGTCACGATTTTGGAGAGAGATGGTGCAATTAAGATAATGGGTCCCGAGGAATATGTAGTGAGAGCAAAGTCTATATTTTCAAATTTAATTGAATTGTCAAAGAGAGGCAATCAAATCACAGAGCAAAATGTGGATTATGCGATTTCACTTTCCTACACAGAGGGCGATGACAAGATATTAGAGATCGATAAGGATGTGATTGCAAGAACCATCAATGGAAAGCCAATTAAACCCAAAACGCTTGGACAAAAGGCCTATATTGATGCTATTCGAAAGAAAATGATTGTCTTTGGTGTGGGACCAGCAGGTACAGGAAAGACCTATCTTGCCATGGCGATGGCCATTCAGGCGTTTAAGGACGGTCAGGTCAATCGCATTATTTTGACTAGACCAGCCATCGAGGCAGGGGAAAAGTTGGGATTTTTGCCGGGGGATTTGCAAAGTAAGATTGATCCTTACCTTCGTCCGCTCTACGATGCACTCTATCAAATTATGGGGGCGGAGAGTTACTTGCACAATGCAGAAAAGGGGCTGATAGAGGTGGCTCCTCTTGCCTATATGAGAGGAAGGACACTGGACAATGCCTATATTATTCTTGACGAAGCACAAAATACAACGCCTGCACAGATGAAGATGTTTCTCACTCGCATTGGCTTTGGCTCAAAGGTTGTCATCACTGGAGACCGCTCGCAGAAAGACTTGCCAAGTGGGGCAGTTTCTGGACTGGATGTGGCGATTAAGATTTTATCAAAAGTTGAAGATATTGGAATTTGTGAGTTGAGCACCAAGGATGTCGTGCGCCATCCATTGGTACAAAAGATCGTGGAGGCCTATGATGCCTATGAAAAAAAGCACAACACAACCAAGAGAGTGAGGTGA
- a CDS encoding polysaccharide biosynthesis protein, with protein MDNQLTPKSRKKGNKARSGSNFVVQGSILAVAGILVRIIGLAYRVPLTRTIGEEGNGYYAAAYNVYAIMLLLSSYSLPLAVSKMVSARMATGETEGVHRILRAALIYATIVGGLGCAIVWFGADFFANTFFGMPLSKYALLPLAPTIWIMAYLGVFRGYFQGHKTMIPTSVSQILEQIINAVVSVGAAIWLSELAAKSLEDDSTRRAYGAAGGTIGTGAGALFALVILLIWFFVSYKSYARVSSGEKKKKESYKQITRLLIYNVVPVIASTAVYNINSIIDTSIFGNLMQYLGSAKVDNAKQYGIYTGYYLLLINVPVAISNALSSSLIPTLSQATAARERGKVRETIATSIRFSMLVALPCAVGLAVLSEPIITMLFGRNETATMLLRIGSIAVVLYSLSTITNAVLQGTNHMSLPVKNSVISLIIHCIALVAMIMFFHLGIYSLVFANIVFALCMCILNARQMRRYLRYRQEIVKTYIGPALASITMGVVTYLVYTGFSRFIRRGSLAVLVAILAAMLSYAIAVVKFHVINEVELRAMPKGRGLVRIFKKMHLM; from the coding sequence ATGGACAATCAATTAACACCAAAGTCAAGGAAGAAGGGAAATAAGGCAAGATCGGGTTCAAACTTTGTCGTGCAAGGATCAATTCTTGCTGTGGCAGGTATTTTGGTGCGTATTATTGGTCTTGCCTACCGTGTGCCATTGACAAGAACGATTGGAGAAGAGGGAAATGGATATTATGCGGCAGCATATAATGTCTATGCGATTATGCTCCTCTTGTCCTCGTATAGTCTTCCGCTGGCTGTAAGTAAGATGGTGTCGGCGAGAATGGCCACGGGCGAGACAGAGGGAGTACATCGCATATTGAGGGCAGCACTGATTTATGCGACCATTGTCGGAGGGCTTGGCTGTGCGATTGTATGGTTTGGTGCAGATTTCTTTGCCAATACTTTTTTTGGTATGCCATTGAGTAAATATGCACTCTTACCACTGGCACCGACGATCTGGATTATGGCTTATTTGGGTGTATTTCGAGGCTATTTTCAGGGACATAAGACGATGATACCGACATCGGTCTCTCAGATTTTAGAACAGATCATCAATGCGGTGGTCAGTGTCGGCGCAGCCATATGGCTGAGTGAGTTGGCAGCAAAAAGTTTAGAGGATGATTCAACAAGAAGAGCCTATGGTGCGGCAGGCGGTACGATTGGTACAGGTGCAGGAGCCCTCTTTGCTCTTGTTATTCTTTTGATTTGGTTTTTCGTTAGCTATAAAAGTTATGCTCGGGTAAGTAGTGGAGAAAAAAAGAAAAAGGAAAGCTACAAGCAAATCACAAGACTTTTAATTTACAATGTCGTTCCTGTGATTGCTTCGACGGCGGTCTACAATATTAATAGTATTATTGACACTAGTATTTTTGGAAATTTAATGCAATATCTTGGCAGTGCAAAGGTTGATAATGCCAAGCAATATGGCATTTATACAGGATATTATCTTCTTTTAATCAATGTGCCTGTGGCTATTTCCAATGCTCTGTCCTCGTCATTGATTCCAACACTTTCTCAGGCGACCGCTGCAAGAGAGAGAGGAAAGGTCAGAGAGACGATTGCAACCTCTATTCGCTTTTCCATGCTGGTGGCGTTGCCATGTGCCGTGGGACTTGCTGTGCTTTCTGAGCCCATTATTACGATGCTCTTTGGGCGAAATGAAACCGCAACAATGCTTCTTCGCATTGGCTCTATTGCCGTAGTTTTGTATTCGCTGTCTACGATTACCAATGCAGTACTACAGGGAACCAATCATATGAGTTTGCCAGTGAAAAATTCAGTAATTTCGCTAATTATTCACTGTATAGCCTTAGTGGCAATGATTATGTTCTTCCACTTGGGCATCTATAGTTTGGTCTTTGCCAATATTGTCTTTGCCCTTTGTATGTGTATCTTAAATGCAAGGCAGATGAGGAGATATTTGCGCTATCGCCAGGAAATCGTCAAGACCTATATTGGACCAGCTTTAGCTTCGATCACTATGGGCGTGGTGACCTATCTTGTTTATACAGGCTTTTCAAGATTTATTCGCAGAGGTTCACTTGCTGTATTGGTGGCCATTTTGGCTGCAATGTTAAGCTATGCGATTGCTGTGGTTAAATTCCATGTAATCAATGAAGTTGAGCTTCGTGCGATGCCAAAGGGAAGAGGCTTGGTGAGAATCTTTAAGAAGATGCATTTGATGTAG
- a CDS encoding branched-chain amino acid ABC transporter permease encodes MFVNFIEQLLNGLRTGSVYALIALGYTMVYGIAKMINFAHGDIIMVGAYALYVLAAMVQVNVPIPVAIILTIIFCAVVGIVIEKLAYKPLRSAPPLAVLITAIGMSYLLQSVALLIFKGTPISFGSVIPKINLSFGPIVVSSITVVTLIVTAIAMILLTLFINKTKMGSAMRAVAEDKGAAELMGIDVNATISLTFAIGSALAAVAGILYVSQYESLSPTLGALPGIKAFVAAVLGGIGSIPGAMLGGIILGIIESLSKAYISSDLADAIVFGVLVVVLLVKPSGLLGKKKLVKV; translated from the coding sequence ATGTTTGTAAATTTCATTGAGCAGCTACTCAACGGTCTGCGTACGGGTAGTGTCTATGCTCTGATTGCATTGGGCTATACGATGGTCTATGGTATTGCAAAGATGATTAACTTTGCACATGGAGATATCATTATGGTCGGAGCCTATGCACTCTATGTGTTGGCGGCAATGGTGCAGGTCAATGTGCCCATCCCTGTCGCTATTATTTTGACCATTATTTTTTGTGCAGTTGTGGGAATTGTCATTGAAAAGCTTGCCTACAAACCACTTCGAAGTGCACCACCTTTAGCTGTGTTAATTACGGCGATTGGTATGAGCTACTTATTACAAAGCGTTGCCCTTTTGATCTTTAAGGGAACACCAATTTCTTTTGGCTCTGTGATTCCAAAGATTAATCTTTCCTTTGGGCCAATTGTAGTTTCAAGTATTACCGTGGTGACATTGATTGTGACGGCCATTGCTATGATACTCCTTACCCTCTTTATCAATAAGACCAAGATGGGAAGTGCCATGCGTGCAGTGGCTGAGGACAAGGGAGCAGCAGAGTTGATGGGTATTGATGTCAATGCGACCATTTCGTTGACCTTTGCCATTGGAAGTGCCTTGGCGGCTGTTGCAGGGATTCTCTATGTCAGCCAGTATGAGAGCTTAAGCCCAACACTTGGTGCATTGCCAGGTATTAAGGCCTTTGTCGCAGCAGTTTTGGGGGGAATTGGAAGCATCCCTGGAGCAATGCTTGGCGGTATTATTTTGGGGATTATTGAGAGTTTATCTAAGGCATATATTTCTTCAGATCTTGCCGATGCCATTGTATTTGGGGTGTTGGTTGTTGTACTTTTGGTAAAGCCATCTGGACTTCTTGGCAAGAAGAAATTAGTGAAAGTGTAG
- a CDS encoding aminoacetone oxidase family FAD-binding enzyme, with protein sequence MKVGIVGAGASGLAAAIAAAKAGAKVIVWEHNKSVGKKILATGNGKCNYTNLLMNPDCFHLKEGAVPLQVVEDFGPEDAIAFFQELGVEPFSRDGYIYPKSEQAVAIAQALEVGVRRWGGEIVTEVSIAKIKREKNGWNVIAQDRQWNVDRIIIATGLKASPTTGSDGSFLTLIEQMGYQVKSPLPALCALYAQEKNFFKKVAGVRIKCGLDVSVDQNIVASEYGELQLTDYGLSGIPIFQVSGRVARAIFEKKKVEIIVHFVEDKSFLLERKERFAEESMGFFGNGILNNKLWKAFLSQFAIAEEEKVMKVSKTKLNKLFDFLLSANFVIEKSATFDKAQVCSGGICCKEINFSDMSSKRDRALFFVGEIIDVDGICGGYNLHWAWASGIRAGRSAAKG encoded by the coding sequence ATGAAGGTAGGAATTGTTGGAGCGGGTGCATCGGGACTTGCTGCTGCTATTGCAGCAGCAAAAGCTGGTGCTAAGGTGATTGTGTGGGAACACAACAAAAGTGTGGGAAAAAAGATTTTAGCTACAGGAAATGGAAAGTGTAACTACACAAATCTCTTGATGAATCCAGATTGTTTTCATTTAAAAGAGGGGGCGGTGCCCCTTCAAGTCGTTGAAGATTTTGGACCAGAAGATGCCATTGCGTTTTTTCAAGAGCTTGGTGTGGAGCCATTTTCAAGGGATGGCTATATCTATCCAAAGTCAGAGCAGGCCGTGGCCATTGCACAGGCTTTGGAGGTAGGAGTTAGGCGATGGGGGGGAGAAATCGTGACAGAGGTCTCCATTGCCAAGATCAAAAGGGAAAAAAATGGTTGGAATGTCATTGCACAAGATAGACAGTGGAATGTGGATCGCATCATTATTGCAACAGGATTAAAAGCTTCCCCGACTACAGGGTCGGATGGAAGTTTTTTGACGCTCATAGAGCAAATGGGCTATCAAGTCAAGTCACCACTTCCTGCTCTTTGTGCACTCTATGCTCAGGAAAAGAATTTTTTTAAAAAGGTCGCTGGTGTGCGCATCAAATGTGGATTGGATGTGAGCGTCGATCAAAACATTGTGGCCAGTGAATATGGAGAGTTGCAGTTGACAGATTACGGTCTGTCAGGAATTCCCATTTTTCAAGTCAGTGGAAGAGTGGCCAGGGCAATTTTTGAAAAAAAGAAAGTGGAGATTATTGTTCATTTTGTGGAGGACAAATCTTTTTTGTTGGAAAGAAAAGAGCGTTTTGCAGAGGAAAGTATGGGCTTTTTTGGCAATGGAATACTAAATAATAAGTTGTGGAAGGCATTCCTTTCTCAGTTTGCTATTGCCGAAGAAGAAAAGGTGATGAAGGTTTCAAAAACAAAATTGAACAAGTTATTTGACTTTTTATTATCGGCAAATTTTGTCATTGAAAAGAGTGCGACTTTTGACAAGGCTCAAGTTTGTAGCGGTGGCATTTGCTGTAAGGAAATTAATTTTTCTGATATGAGTAGCAAAAGAGATAGGGCACTATTTTTTGTTGGAGAAATCATTGATGTCGATGGTATCTGTGGTGGCTATAATCTACATTGGGCCTGGGCAAGTGGAATTCGAGCAGGTAGAAGTGCGGCGAAAGGATAA
- the ybeY gene encoding rRNA maturation RNase YbeY, protein MTFEITNETEIDLEIEYQKIIEDAIMASLDEEKCPYEAEVSVTITDDEGIHQINREFRKIDRATDVLSFPMNEFEKPGEFDHLEEEGTFNPETGELMLGDIVLSAEHIIQQAKEYGHSRERELAFLVVHSMLHLMGYDHMEDEERIAMEERQRQILDGRGYTR, encoded by the coding sequence GTGACATTTGAAATTACCAATGAGACAGAGATTGACCTTGAAATAGAGTATCAAAAAATCATTGAAGATGCCATTATGGCCTCACTGGATGAAGAAAAATGTCCGTATGAGGCGGAAGTATCGGTGACGATTACAGATGATGAGGGCATTCATCAAATCAATAGAGAATTTCGAAAAATTGACCGTGCCACAGATGTCTTGTCATTTCCTATGAATGAGTTTGAAAAACCTGGAGAGTTTGACCACCTTGAGGAAGAGGGAACCTTTAATCCAGAGACAGGGGAATTGATGCTGGGAGATATTGTACTTTCGGCAGAGCATATTATTCAACAGGCCAAGGAATATGGACATTCCAGGGAGAGAGAGTTGGCATTTTTGGTTGTGCACAGTATGTTGCATCTGATGGGCTATGATCATATGGAAGACGAGGAAAGAATCGCCATGGAAGAAAGGCAGAGACAAATCCTAGATGGAAGGGGATACACAAGATAA
- a CDS encoding branched-chain amino acid ABC transporter permease, which produces MTKKKGKIIKNVILIVVVYALITILLKGGMLNRQYRSLLVPIGVNIMLAVSLNLVTGFLGELSLGHACFMSIGAYTSSLTSIYLVHSLPTPIGFAISLLVGGIVAAVFGLLIGIPVLRLNGDYLAIVTLAFGEIVKSVINVIGITGGAKGLSKIPLRSDYNNYTLVFILTVLTIVFIVNFVHSRDGRAITAIRDNEIATESIGIKVSTYKIKAFVIAAFFAGVAGCVYAHNVGIIKPQTFDYNKSIEILVIVVLGGMGSVTGSVIAAIVLTILPEFLRGADNLRMLLYAVVLILIMIFNHSKIKEGLLNNKTTRKLLGKGEV; this is translated from the coding sequence ATGACAAAGAAAAAGGGAAAAATAATTAAGAATGTGATTCTAATTGTAGTCGTCTATGCATTGATTACCATACTCCTCAAGGGGGGAATGCTCAATCGCCAATATCGTTCGCTTTTGGTGCCGATTGGGGTCAATATTATGCTTGCGGTGTCACTAAACTTAGTCACTGGATTTTTGGGAGAACTCTCTCTAGGTCATGCTTGTTTTATGTCCATCGGAGCTTATACAAGTTCTTTGACCTCCATTTATTTAGTTCATTCCTTGCCAACACCGATTGGTTTTGCCATTTCTTTGCTTGTGGGTGGCATTGTGGCCGCTGTTTTTGGATTATTAATTGGAATTCCAGTGCTTCGACTCAATGGTGATTATCTAGCGATTGTCACCCTTGCCTTCGGAGAGATTGTAAAGTCAGTGATTAATGTTATTGGGATTACAGGAGGAGCAAAGGGACTTTCAAAGATTCCCCTTCGCTCAGACTACAACAACTATACTTTGGTCTTTATTTTGACCGTGTTGACGATTGTATTTATTGTAAATTTTGTTCATTCAAGAGATGGTCGTGCGATCACTGCTATTCGAGACAATGAGATTGCCACAGAGTCTATTGGTATTAAGGTCAGTACTTATAAGATTAAGGCTTTTGTCATTGCGGCTTTTTTTGCTGGAGTGGCAGGCTGTGTCTATGCACACAATGTAGGTATTATTAAGCCACAGACCTTTGATTATAACAAATCGATTGAGATTTTGGTTATCGTGGTGCTCGGTGGAATGGGCAGTGTCACAGGTTCGGTCATTGCAGCTATTGTGTTGACGATTCTTCCAGAGTTTTTGCGTGGTGCCGACAATTTGCGTATGCTGTTGTATGCTGTTGTATTAATTCTCATTATGATCTTTAATCACAGCAAGATTAAAGAGGGACTGTTGAATAATAAAACTACTAGAAAATTGCTGGGAAAGGGGGAGGTGTAG
- the alaS gene encoding alanine--tRNA ligase: MFLDYFESQGHLVLKSFSLVPHNDNSLLLINAGMAPLKPYFTGQEIPPRRRVATCQKCIRTGDIENVGKTARHGTFFEMLGNFSFGDYFKHEAIHWTWEFLTKIIGLDPNRLYPTVFEEDDEAFEIWTKEIGLAPERIHRFDKSENFWEHGSGPCGPCSEVYYDRGEKYGKDEYVGSEGDRFMEVWNNVFTQFENDGQGHYTELKNKNIDTGMGLERLAVVVQDVDSIFEVDTIKALLDEVAGIAGTKYKEDEKKDVSLRLITDHIRSCTFMISDGIMPSNEGRGYVLRRLLRRAARHGRMLGIEGEFLAKLAQTVIELSKDGYPELEEKKEMILKVLTEEESKFDKTIDQGLAILSEMEEKMARDGVKVMSGEDAFKLYDTYGFPIDLTKEIMEEKGFSIDEEGFVAAMENQRETARKARKTTNYMGADVTVYQSLDPALTTVFTGYDSLKTEGKIMALTTDTEVVEALTDGQEGTIVTDKSPFYATMGGQNADVGVIFTDDAEFVVEDTIKLPGDKIGHIGHVTKGMFTMSDVVEMEVDAKNRENTAKNHSCTHLLHKALREILGNHVEQAGSLVDAHRLRFDFTHFQSLTGEEIRMVEDLVNQEIKAALPVVTEVMDVESAKKSGAMALFGEKYHGDVRVVSMGDFSKELCGGTHVKNTSEIGAFKIISESGIAAGVRRIEALTGDALNDYYRGLEEKLQTLAKQLKTNVSELGDRIDNLLEEVKALKSENDQLKSKLANEAMGNAAENIVDVKGVKLLAMKVEGVEMNELRNLGDQLKKDTDDGVVVLASQVEGKVNLMVMAGESAVKKGAHAGNIVKAIAGFVGGGGGGRPNMAQAGGKKPEGIDEALLAAKTTLDQQL, translated from the coding sequence ATGTTTTTGGACTACTTTGAAAGCCAAGGACATCTGGTGTTGAAGAGCTTTTCTCTCGTTCCACATAATGATAACAGCTTGTTGTTAATCAATGCGGGTATGGCACCATTAAAGCCATATTTTACTGGACAGGAAATTCCACCAAGAAGACGAGTGGCAACTTGCCAAAAGTGTATCAGAACAGGTGATATTGAAAATGTCGGAAAGACGGCAAGACATGGTACATTTTTTGAGATGCTTGGAAATTTTTCTTTTGGAGATTATTTTAAGCATGAAGCCATTCATTGGACATGGGAGTTTTTAACCAAGATCATTGGGCTTGATCCAAATCGCCTCTATCCTACAGTCTTTGAAGAAGACGATGAGGCATTTGAGATCTGGACAAAGGAGATTGGTTTAGCTCCGGAGAGAATTCATCGCTTTGACAAGAGTGAGAATTTCTGGGAGCATGGCTCAGGTCCTTGTGGTCCTTGTTCAGAGGTGTATTATGACCGCGGTGAAAAGTACGGAAAGGACGAATATGTTGGCTCCGAAGGCGATCGCTTTATGGAAGTTTGGAACAATGTATTTACTCAATTTGAAAATGACGGACAGGGCCATTACACTGAATTAAAGAATAAAAATATTGATACAGGAATGGGACTTGAACGACTTGCTGTGGTTGTACAGGATGTCGATAGCATTTTTGAAGTGGATACCATTAAAGCTCTTCTTGATGAGGTGGCTGGTATTGCTGGTACAAAGTATAAGGAAGATGAGAAGAAGGATGTCTCTCTTCGACTAATTACAGATCATATTCGTTCCTGTACATTTATGATTTCTGATGGAATTATGCCAAGCAATGAGGGAAGGGGCTATGTCCTCAGAAGGCTTCTTCGCCGTGCAGCGCGCCATGGAAGAATGTTAGGAATTGAGGGAGAGTTCCTTGCAAAGCTTGCACAGACAGTGATTGAACTCAGCAAGGATGGCTATCCAGAGTTAGAAGAAAAGAAGGAGATGATCTTAAAAGTACTCACCGAGGAGGAGAGTAAGTTTGATAAGACCATTGACCAGGGACTGGCTATTCTTTCAGAAATGGAAGAGAAGATGGCTAGAGATGGCGTAAAGGTGATGAGCGGAGAGGATGCCTTTAAGCTCTATGACACCTATGGATTTCCAATTGATTTGACCAAGGAAATTATGGAAGAAAAGGGATTTTCTATTGACGAAGAGGGATTTGTTGCGGCAATGGAAAATCAGAGAGAGACAGCAAGAAAGGCAAGAAAGACAACCAATTATATGGGAGCTGATGTCACAGTCTATCAGTCTCTTGATCCAGCATTGACCACCGTCTTTACAGGATATGATTCCCTAAAGACGGAAGGAAAGATTATGGCACTCACTACAGATACAGAAGTAGTTGAAGCACTTACAGACGGTCAAGAAGGAACCATTGTGACCGATAAGTCCCCATTTTATGCGACCATGGGCGGACAAAATGCAGATGTCGGTGTGATCTTTACTGATGACGCAGAATTTGTTGTCGAAGACACAATAAAGTTACCAGGTGACAAGATCGGACACATTGGCCATGTGACCAAGGGAATGTTTACTATGTCCGATGTGGTCGAGATGGAAGTCGACGCAAAAAATAGAGAAAACACAGCAAAAAATCACAGTTGTACCCATCTATTGCACAAGGCTCTTCGAGAAATTCTTGGAAACCATGTCGAGCAGGCAGGAAGTTTGGTGGATGCCCATCGCCTTCGCTTTGACTTTACTCATTTTCAGAGCTTAACTGGCGAAGAGATTCGTATGGTCGAGGACTTAGTCAATCAAGAAATTAAGGCGGCCTTGCCTGTTGTGACTGAGGTGATGGATGTAGAGTCAGCAAAAAAGAGCGGAGCAATGGCACTATTTGGCGAAAAATATCATGGCGATGTGCGTGTGGTCAGCATGGGAGATTTTTCAAAAGAACTTTGTGGCGGAACTCATGTAAAGAACACTTCAGAAATCGGCGCCTTTAAGATTATTTCGGAGAGTGGAATTGCAGCAGGTGTCAGAAGAATTGAGGCACTTACAGGAGATGCACTCAATGACTATTATAGAGGATTGGAAGAAAAGTTACAGACCTTGGCAAAACAATTAAAGACCAATGTCTCTGAGCTTGGCGATCGCATCGACAATCTTCTCGAAGAGGTCAAGGCATTAAAGTCAGAAAATGATCAATTAAAGAGCAAACTCGCCAATGAGGCCATGGGCAATGCGGCAGAAAATATTGTTGATGTCAAGGGTGTCAAGCTCCTTGCAATGAAAGTAGAAGGCGTGGAGATGAATGAACTGAGAAATCTGGGCGATCAGCTAAAGAAGGACACAGATGATGGCGTTGTGGTCTTAGCCTCACAGGTTGAAGGAAAGGTCAATTTGATGGTAATGGCTGGAGAGAGTGCAGTCAAAAAGGGTGCACATGCTGGAAATATTGTCAAGGCGATTGCAGGATTTGTTGGCGGTGGCGGTGGTGGTCGTCCAAATATGGCACAGGCCGGTGGAAAGAAGCCAGAGGGCATAGATGAGGCACTTTTAGCAGCAAAGACCACTTTAGATCAGCAGTTGTAA
- a CDS encoding ABC transporter ATP-binding protein codes for MALLECKNLGIMFGGLKAVDNFNLKIEEGQLYGLIGPNGAGKTTVFNLLTGVYKPTSGSIHLQGGQISGLAPTQICKRGVARTFQNIRLFDKMSVLDNVKTALHNEIQYGLFSAMLHGPNYHKKERQMNEKAIEILKVFGLDSFCDWKAGNLPYGQQRKLEIARALATGPKLLLLDEPAAGMNPQETQELMDTITLIRKRYHMTILLIEHDMKLVAGICEYLTVLNFGTELASGTPEVVLNDPKVVTAYLGE; via the coding sequence ATGGCATTACTGGAGTGTAAAAATCTGGGCATTATGTTTGGTGGACTAAAGGCCGTTGATAACTTCAACTTAAAGATTGAAGAAGGACAGCTCTACGGCTTAATTGGGCCAAATGGTGCTGGAAAAACAACGGTGTTTAATTTGCTCACAGGTGTCTATAAGCCGACCTCAGGAAGTATTCATTTGCAGGGAGGACAGATTTCAGGTCTTGCACCGACACAAATTTGTAAGAGGGGCGTGGCCAGAACTTTTCAAAATATTCGTCTTTTTGACAAGATGAGCGTATTAGACAATGTAAAGACGGCCTTGCACAATGAAATTCAATATGGATTATTTTCAGCCATGCTTCATGGACCAAATTATCACAAGAAGGAAAGACAGATGAATGAAAAGGCCATAGAGATTTTGAAGGTCTTTGGCCTAGATAGTTTTTGTGATTGGAAGGCGGGAAATCTGCCCTATGGTCAGCAGAGAAAGTTAGAAATTGCGAGAGCTTTGGCCACAGGACCAAAACTTTTGCTTCTCGATGAGCCAGCAGCAGGAATGAACCCACAGGAGACACAGGAATTGATGGATACTATCACATTGATTCGCAAGCGCTACCATATGACTATTCTTTTGATTGAACACGATATGAAATTAGTGGCAGGAATTTGTGAGTATTTGACTGTATTAAATTTTGGAACAGAATTAGCGAGTGGAACCCCAGAGGTTGTGCTCAATGATCCAAAGGTAGTTACAGCATATTTAGGAGAGTAA